In the genome of Candidatus Omnitrophota bacterium, the window CCGGCTGGGGATTTTGCGCCGCGATCGCCGGACTATTCAAAGCGATCGTCGCGCAGACAATGGTTAAACGAAATATGAGATAAAAAAACTTCGTGTTCATGGCTTCATCTCCTGACTTCGGCGTTGCCTTAATTTGGCGAGAACGTCTTCGCCTCCCTTATCGCTGGTTTCCGCCGCTCTCGTTTCGGCGGCAGTTTCCGCGCGATTATCGCTTCTATTGGAATCGGGACGGCGGCCTTCATCGCTTCTCATCCCATCCCCAACTTCCCATTTTCCCTTCTCCCGCTCGATGAGGCTTTTGCCGACGGGAAGATCGAGTTGCTCGTTTTCCCGCATTAAGATTACGCCTTCCGTCTCGATCGCCGCGATGCGGAAACCGGCGAATTCGTCCCCCAATTTCGCCACGCGCCGATAATCGGATTGCGAACCGTCGAAAAACGCAAAACTGCCTTCTTCGAAAATCATCGTTCCGCTAAGCGAAATCCGATCCTCGGGGGGAGGCGCCGCAGGTCTGGGAGCTTCTACCGCATTGCGCATAGCGCGGCGATTGGGATTGAAAATATTTTTATCCCATATCATGCGATAGGAATCGAATGACGGTTGAGCCGCCGCCGGCTTCTCTTCCGGCCAAACCGAAAAGACGGACGCACCCGCGAGGCCGATCAACAAAACGCCGATCGCGATGCGCCGGTTATAAATGGCTGGAAACGGATTTCGTATTCGTTTCATTTTTTACCTCAAGCAGCCGGACGCCGCTGAACGCTACGCTGAACGTCAAGTTCTGTCCATTTTCGTCCTTGCTCGAAATCGTGATCTCTTCCACTTTCAATGCCAGCGGATCGCACTCCAATTCGTAAAGAAACCGGGCGATGGCGCCGATGCCGCCGATGCCCGCCGCACGGCATTCCAACTTGATGGAATCGTCTTCCTCAATCCATCGCGGCGTAAGCGACGTCATCGAGAGTTGGCTGGCTTCCGCCCAGCGATCGTAGGATTTCAATACCTGGCTTTGGGCGTCCGACAGCGCATCGGAAAGGTCTTTTTCCATCATAGAACGCCAGCTATCCTTGATAGCCTCTTCGCGGCTTACAAGTAGGAGTCCTTTGTTGACCGATCGTTCCAACTCGGCAATCCGTTCCGATCGCGCCTTCCATAGATTTTGCAGCGGCGTTACGGCTAGGCGGTCGGCGGCCAATAGGGAAAAACACAATATCATCGCCATTATCAATAATTTCTTCCGGCGCTTAGACTCCATCGGCCACCCCTCCTTTCCAGCGAAAATTCAATGTAAATTGCATGGGAGACCCTCCTCGGAACTGTTGCGCCTGCAATTCGCCTACATCCTGGTTTTCTCGCAGGTTATCCCACATCGCCAACCATTCTTGATTGGTTTTTGCATTTCCTGAACAGGAGACCTCCGACAAATCTTTTATTTCCAGCGACTTGACCCAAACCGATCCTTCTTCGGGAAAGGTTTGCGCCAACAAGAGAAGAATATTCAAACTGGGGACCGAATCGTCAAACCAGGACCGGAATTTTCTCACTTGCTTTTGCAGCGCTTCCACTTCGGCGGCCTTTGGTTTTAAATCTTTCCATTGCGATTCCAGTTGCGATAATTGCCAATATTGATACCAAAAAGCGGCGATGCCAAACAGAAGGATGGCCGCCGCCGCGCCGCCCAGCCAAAGAGCGCCGCGAGAGAGAACCAAGCCGGTCACCCTTTTGAAACGGCTCTCCTGGGGAGGGAGAAACTCGAGAATGGATGACCGGCTTGATAAATAGCCCATAGCGGCTCCGAGAGCCAAAAGCGACGTTTTCTTCAAGAGGCTTGGATCGGAAAACCGATCGCGGGGAAAAGCGTCGCCCCTTTCGATTTCCATACCCATGCGTTCGGCGGCGCCGCGAAAATCCTCCAGCAAAGGATCGGCCGCATCGGATATTCCTGCGAGGCGTATGGCGGAAATGGATTCTCTTAAATCCGGCGGCAAATTTCCCAGCGTGATGCGCGCCTGCCTGACAATGGAATCTACATCGAAGCCCTCGTCTCCCTCTTCCGTTTCCTCCAAGGTGCGCAAGGCCGCGATTTTCCCATTGGCGAATACGGCCAGATCGACGCCGTTCTCCCGCGCCAACAACAAGGCCGAGCCGTCATGGTTTTTGCCGGCGGCGCTATCTAAGAAGGCGTGGCCAAGCGTAACGCTGACCAGCCGCAGGCGAGCCGCCTTCATGACTTTTTGCGTAATGGCGATTCGGTTGAGGGGAATAGCGGCGATGGCGGCTCGTCCCATATTTTGCGGCGTGCGGTAACGCGAAACCGCGATAGACAATTCGTGGGGAGCCAGAGGAAATTCCCGCTCCGCTTGCAGCGTAAAGAAACTCCGCAAATCTTCTTCGGGGAGGTCCGGCGCTTCGGTTTGGAGAGTCAGCGCCCATTTTAGGGGCGCGCTTACGATGCATTGCTTTTCCCGGATTCCTGCTTCGTTCAAACGGTTGCGGATTTCGCGGCCCGCCAACTCCGGATCGCTGGTCAACAGATCCAGCGAAAGCGCCGTCTGATAGGATTTCAAAATATGAAAACGATCCCCGGCGCGGCGAACCACGACCGCCGACATGCGCCTGCCTTCGAAAGCGATAGCTAAGATGGATGAACGTTCAGGCGTTTTCATGAAATGCCCTTTCCCTTCGCTCCGGAAATAATCTCGCGGCGCAACTCGGCTCCCAACGGCCATCCCAGGCGGCTCGAATCGCGGCGGTAGACGACGATAGGGGAGTCTCCGCTGGCGTCGATCACGAACGCCGTACGCCGAAATCCCTTCCCATTCCGCCCCACCGCCGCCGCATCGGCGGTGAATTGATAACTCTTGGTTGTGATATAGGGTCCCGCTTGGATGGCGCTTTCGTCATCGATCGCTTCCGCAACCCATGCCAGCGATTCCAATTCGTCCGTTTTTCCTTGGCGATAGGCGGCCATTTTGCTTGCGTTTTCCGTTCCGATTCCGGGAAGACAGGCGAGCACGGCTTCGCTGGCCGTGTTGACGTTGACCAGCCCTTCGATGGGATCGTCGCTGGAAGCCGTGAGATCGTCGTCGACTTGGGCGAATTCATCGGCCGTCATCTGGCTGCGGATATAATATTCCAGGACGCTGGCGACGGTATTTCCACTCGCCGCCTGCGTGATTTGGCGCGCTCTGTCTTCGCCGAACGTTTCTTGAAACAGCGTATCCAATTCCTGATTGTTGTTCTCCGTCACATTGATGCGCGCCGTTCCGTCGCTGCGCTTGTTGGATTCACGGCTGTAGACGGTGAGGTATTCCAAAATCCCCATATCCAAACGGCCGTCGCGGTTATCGTCGGGAAACGAGGCGTTCCCGTCGTCTTCGTTGGAATCCAGGACGCCGTTGCGATTGGCGTCTTCTCCATAGAGAAGAGTCCAATCGGCGTTAATGACCAGGTTCAATTCGTCCACCGTTTCGAAATTTCCGTTCTTGCAATAATATTTTGGACTGCGCAACAAGTAGGCTTCCGACTCCGCGCCGTCCGGCGAAGCTTCCTCGTCTTCGTCCCGCCAGTCGATAATGGAAGCGGCCAGTTCGGCGGTCATATTCGGCAACGCTTCCAGCATTTCCCGCGTCGCCGTGTTAAGATTCAATTTGGAGCATTCGTCCACCAATCCAAAAACCGGCTGCTTCGAATTGTCCTCTACATCGCTTCGTCCAATGAGCCAAAAGCAGGCATCGCCCACATAGGCTCCCTCAGGCGTATAATCTTCCACGGAAGGAACCGTCCCCGGTTCTTCCAGATTTTTCAATATATAAATTACATACCGGCAGGCGCTTTCGACGGCTTGATCCGCTTCCAATCCCGCCTCCGAGGCGACGGCCGCCCGGTATTCGAGCATCATCGAATTTCCGAACAACAAGGCGACGCTGACCAATCCTAGTGCGATCCACATAACGATGATCAAGACCGTTCCGCGATTGTTGGAAGAAGGCGTCCTTAAAGGAGAGAAGAGATTCGTTTCCATCATTGTCCCATCCTTGCGCCGCCCGGTTGGCCGCCCGTTCCGCTTGGTTGACCGCCTGGTAGACCGCCCGTTCCTCCGCCTGTATCCTGTTGCCCGCCGGCGTCTTCCGTAGAACTTTGAGTAGTGGATTGGCTGCTTTGCGGCGTTTTTTCCACTATGACGGGGATCACCCAATCTATGGGCCGCGTCAATCTGTCCGCGTCGCGCGGTTGAAGAAAATCGACGCGCAGACGGATGGCTAATAATGTCGTTTCTTCGTCCTGAGACGCCGTACTATCTGTTGTAGACTCTTCCGTCGTCGTGCTTTGCTCCGTCGAACTCTCCGATACGGCATCCCATGAATCCAGCCAATCGGTTCCGTCGTAATAGAGGAAAGCTAACGACGCTGCGCCGGTCAACAATCGCGATTCTTCGACTTCCGGCTCCGTAGAGGGAAGCAGGTTGCGCGTTACGGCGCGGACTAAATCGAATCCTTCCCCGCCGTCAGTAAATTCGGGATCGGCTAAGTAATACTCCACTTTTTGAATATCTCCCCACGGGGAATCGGCAGTGATGACGCCGGAGGAGGTATAGAATTCCAAGCGATCGCGGCGCATTCCGCCGTCGTCGATCTTTTCGCCGATCGTGGAGCCAGCGAGTACGCCTCCCGGCGGCATGAGGCCGCTCAAGTCCCGCTTGACAATGGATAAAGCGTAATCCTTGGGCAGCGCTTTTTCGAACGCATCGTAGGCTTTTTCTCTCAACCGCAGCGCGCCATAAAAAACGGTATAGACGGCGCCAACGACGATGGCGTACATCACGCTGGCGAGAAGCACTTCCATCAAAGTAAAACCGCCGTCTTGAGAATGGCGCTTTGGGAGAATGGTCCCGATCATGCTTCTTCCTCTTCTTCTTCCGCCAATGCGCTCAAGCGCACGTAATATTCCCGGTCTTGAACCAAGAAAAAAACCGTAATGGATACGACGCGCATGGCGTCCACCGTCCACTCTTCATCGACCAGAACCCAGCGATACTCCGGCCAATCCGCGCCGAAATCGCCTTTTTGCTTGGAGGATCGCCATTCCTCCGTAACGATCATTTCGTTCAAGAGGCTTCCGGCCAGTTGGACGGCGATCCTCGTCCTCTCCGCCGCGACTCCCGCCCGGTTGGCGATCGTCAATCCTTGAATGGCGGCGGGAATGACGATGGCCGCAAAAACCATCGCCGCCAGCAATTCCGCGAAGGTGAATCCCCGCTCGGCGCGGAGACGGGGAGTTTTTTTTCCCGCTAGCGATTCAATTTTCGCGTTTCCGCCCATCGCAGCAGTTCCTTTTCGTCGTCGATAAGGCTGTAGCCCAAGCCGTAATCCATCTGGACGACGCCGATTTGTTCCAGGTCTTTTCCCGTTCGCCCTTCGTCTTTTTCGATAAGGAGAAAGGCGATGGCGCTGCGTTCGTCCAAGGAGCCGTCCGACCAGTAGAGAATGGCGGCGGCCTCCTTTTCGTTCGAATCGTTGCCCGGGGTTTCGATGCGGATATAGCTGGGAAGATGAAATTCGACCGGCTTCATCGCTTCCGTTTCCAAATCTTCGAATCCCGCCGCCGGGCGCAATCCATACCAACCGTTTTGATCGTCGATCCATATCTCTATGGGAAGAGAGAGGGAGACCGCCTGGCTGCGCGCGTATCGCGTCAAAGCCAGAAATCGCCGCGCCTCCTCTTCCAATTTCCGCCCGTAGGAAAAGCGGCTCAGCGACGGGGCCGCCAGAGCCATTACGACAGCCAACATGGTCATCACGACGATCAACTCGACGAGAGTAAATCCGCGTAGGGCCGTCTTATCTCTTTTGAATCTGCCAGTTCGTGATATCATCGTCGCCGCCCACGCGGCCGTCCGGCCCCATCGACATAATGTCGTATCCCCGTTCGTTGCGTTTTCCGGGGCATTCGTAGATGTAGGCATTGCCCCACGGATCGTTAGGTATATCCTGTTTCAGATAGGGGCCGCGCCAGTTCTTGGCGTCGCGAGGCTCTTCGATCAAAGCCTGCAATCCATTGCCGCCCCTGGGATAGAATCCATTATCGATTTCGAAGGCGTCGAGAACGGTTTCGAAATTGGAAATCTGCGTTTGCGCCGCCGTGACATTGGCCTGTTCGGTCCGCCCGGCGAACTTGGGGACCACGATCGCCGCCAACGTCGCCAATATCACCAGCACCAGCAACATTTCCACCAGAGTGAAACCCTTCTCGACGCCGCGTGGATCGTCTATCTTCCGCCATGGTTTTTCGTTTGCGTTCATGTTGGCGTCTCCTTTTCAACTCATTTGATATAATCTTGAATGGTAAATATGGGAATCACCATTCCCACGAAGATCGTTCCTATAAAGCTGGCGATGACAAACAGCATCAGCGGTTCGGCCAGAGCCACGGCCGTCTTCATCCGCCGGTCCAATTCCCCTTCCGTTACCGTCGCCAACCGGACAAGCTCCTTGTCCAACCTTCCCGTTTCCTCGGCGACGGAGATCATTTCCAAAACCGATCCCGGAAACAATTCCTTGCAATCGGCCAGACTGACCGCCAGCCGGTCGCCCTGTTTGACGCGTTCGATGGAGGCGGTGACGGCGTCTACTAGCGTTTGGTTGCCGATCGACTTTCGCGATACGTTCAACGCCTGAATCAGCGGAACGCCCGCGCCCGCCAACGATCCCAACATCCGGCAGAAGCGCGCCAAGGCGAATTGCGCCGTCAACTGGCCGATGACGGGCAGCCTCAATAGCAACGCTTCCCATTCCCGCCGCCCCCGGTCCGATTGCAGCCAGCGGCGGGTTGCCCAGCCTATCGCAAACAAGACGGCGGCGACGTACAATCCATAAGTTCGAACCGCGCGGCTGGCCGCCACAATGGCCAACGTCAACATGGGCAGTGAAGCGCCGAATCCGTCGAAGATGGTTTGAAAGCGGGGGATGAAAAAGACCATCAAGAAGACGAGAACCCCAATGGCCAGCGTCAGCAATACGGCGGGATAAATCATCGCCGCCAGCATCTTGGCCCGCAGTTCCTTTTCCCGCATTTGGAAATCGGCGATTTGCGCCAATACTACATCCAGGAATCCGCCGGTCTCGCCCGCCTGGACCATCGCCGTATAAACGCGGGGAAAAGTCTCCGGCGATTGCGCCATCGCGTCGGCCAGGGATGCGCCGTCGATGACGAGATCGTGAATTTCCTTCCATTTCTCTCGGGCGGAGGCCGCCGAGGCCTCTTTCGCCAGGATTTTCAACGCCCGGCTGAGAGGGATGCCCGCTTCCAATAAGCTGGAGAGCAAGCGGGTGAAATTTTCCATTTCGCGATAGGGTACTTTTTTTCTCTTCCATTCCAGACGAAAACCGGTTGTTTCTTCTTTAGTTTTTTGG includes:
- the gspG gene encoding type II secretion system major pseudopilin GspG, whose translation is MNANEKPWRKIDDPRGVEKGFTLVEMLLVLVILATLAAIVVPKFAGRTEQANVTAAQTQISNFETVLDAFEIDNGFYPRGGNGLQALIEEPRDAKNWRGPYLKQDIPNDPWGNAYIYECPGKRNERGYDIMSMGPDGRVGGDDDITNWQIQKR
- a CDS encoding prepilin-type N-terminal cleavage/methylation domain-containing protein, with amino-acid sequence MISRTGRFKRDKTALRGFTLVELIVVMTMLAVVMALAAPSLSRFSYGRKLEEEARRFLALTRYARSQAVSLSLPIEIWIDDQNGWYGLRPAAGFEDLETEAMKPVEFHLPSYIRIETPGNDSNEKEAAAILYWSDGSLDERSAIAFLLIEKDEGRTGKDLEQIGVVQMDYGLGYSLIDDEKELLRWAETRKLNR
- a CDS encoding type II secretion system F family protein, which codes for MAIFYYRALQMDGVLADGRIEANGRQDAYHQLEKRGLKPVSLSENGQKTKEETTGFRLEWKRKKVPYREMENFTRLLSSLLEAGIPLSRALKILAKEASAASAREKWKEIHDLVIDGASLADAMAQSPETFPRVYTAMVQAGETGGFLDVVLAQIADFQMREKELRAKMLAAMIYPAVLLTLAIGVLVFLMVFFIPRFQTIFDGFGASLPMLTLAIVAASRAVRTYGLYVAAVLFAIGWATRRWLQSDRGRREWEALLLRLPVIGQLTAQFALARFCRMLGSLAGAGVPLIQALNVSRKSIGNQTLVDAVTASIERVKQGDRLAVSLADCKELFPGSVLEMISVAEETGRLDKELVRLATVTEGELDRRMKTAVALAEPLMLFVIASFIGTIFVGMVIPIFTIQDYIK
- a CDS encoding type II secretion system protein; the encoded protein is MGGNAKIESLAGKKTPRLRAERGFTFAELLAAMVFAAIVIPAAIQGLTIANRAGVAAERTRIAVQLAGSLLNEMIVTEEWRSSKQKGDFGADWPEYRWVLVDEEWTVDAMRVVSITVFFLVQDREYYVRLSALAEEEEEEA